GCGACGCCTGGTCGATCGCGGATTTGCGGCGCTCGGCGTCAGCCACCACGGCAATACCGGCATCGAGCCCTATCGCGCCGAAGGCTTTGCCTGCCTTTGGGAGCGGGCGCCTGATCTAAGCTACATGCTCGACCACCGCGACGAGTGGCTCAGCGATCTCTCTGGCCATATCGATACGAACAGCGTCTTCGCAGCCGGGTTTTCGGCCGGAGCTTATAGCGTGATGCTGCTTCTTGGGGCTGTCGCCCAGTTCTCGCAGTTCGAACCGTCCAGGATGAAACCGGGTGGCGCGCGCGGACCAAGGGAGTTTCCCGACCTTGCCGATCATATCCCGGCATTGCTGCGCACTAGCGATGTGTTTCGCGATTCGTGGGGCCGCATGTCGAAGTCCTACCGAGATGACAGAATCAAGGCCGCCCTCATCTGCGCGCCGGGCCGGTCCGTTCTCGGCTTCAGCGAGGAAAGCCTGAAAGCTGTCGATGCGCCTGCCCTTGTCCTGGTCGGCGATGCCGACACGGCGGCACCGGCCGAAGAATGTTCATCATGGCTGCATGCGCGGCTGCGGCGCAGCGCTCTTAAAATCTTCGGCGGCGGCCTTGGGCATTATGTCTTCGTGCCAGAGGGTACGGCGCTCGGCCTTGCCTTTGCGGCAGAACTTTTTACCGATCCCCCGGGCATCAAGCGCGCAGCCGTTCATGACGAGATTGCCGATCTGTCGGCAGCGCTGTTTCAAGACAGCAGCCTCATCGCGGAAAAGGTCACGAATTGAGGATGCCCTCGGAACGAAGACGTATTTGCTCCGCGCAGGTAACCCTGCATGTGAATCCTGTCGCCGCTCCTACTCTTTCACCCTGTCGCCGGCGAAGGTTTCCTTCATCGCGCGCAGGATGATGACTGCCGAGGCCGCGCCTGGATCGATGTGTCCGAGCGACCTCTCGCCGAGCCGGGCCGCCCTCCCCCGAGTTGCAACCATCGAACGGGTCGAATTCGCGCCGGTTTCGGCCGCCGCCAATATGCTGGTCCACATTTCGAGGCTACCGGCCGCCCGCGCCCGTGCAGTGACGGCGGCTTCGGTTGCGGGAATCCAGGCATCGAGCATCGTCTTGTCGCCGCGCTGGCCCTTTCCACGCTCCCTGATGCCGGCCGTCATCGCTTCGACGATCGCCGCCTGATCGGCAGTTGAAAGGTGTTCGTCCTCTTTCAGGACCTGGGCGGCCCTGCGAAATGCCGTGGCGTAAAGCGGTCCCGTGGATGCACCGACGGCATTCAGAAAGGCTGTCGCCGCCGACGTGAACACCTCTGATGGAAGCATGTGGTCGAGGTCGAGTTTCGCGAGTTCCCCGTTCACCGCCGTGAAGCCGAGCACCATGGTAATTCCATGATCGGCGTCACCGATAGCCCCGTCCAGATCCGAGAGACGGTCCTTCTCCGCTGCGATCGCAACGGAGATGCGATGAAACATCCTGCTGAGGTGGCGCGCCGCGCTTTCCGACATCATGATCCTCCCAGTTCGAGCAGGATGCGGCCCGTGTCAGCCGGGCGCATCTCTTATACCTTCAGTTCGCGACCCGCAGGAACGCGGTATCGCAAGGATGATGCAACAATTCCGTCAATTCCTGATCGAGGTGCAAGATCGATATGGATGCACCGACCATATCGAGCGAGGTGCAATAGTGTCCCACCCAATTCGCTTCTATCGCGATGCCTTTCGCACTCAGCCGCTGCTCGACACGCCGGAAGAGAATATAGAGCTCCATCAGCGGCGTTGCGCCGAAGGAATTGACCAATACTGCGACGCGGTCGCCCGATGCCGGCTTCATTTCCGCGAATATGCGATCCATCACCCGATCGGTGATTTCATCGGCGGTCATCATCTTTTCGCGAATGACGCCAGGTTCACCATGGATGCCCATGCCGATCTCGATGTGGTCGGGGCCAATTTCAAAGTTGTGGCGACGGGTCTGGGGAAGCGAGCACGGTTCCAATGCAACGCCCATCGTAAATGTCCGTGCGTTGGCCTTGCGCGTCGCCGTTTCGCAGGCGGCAAGCGACAGGCCGCGGTCGCAGGCCGCTCCGGCGACCTTGAAGATGAAGAAATTGCCGGCGACGCCGCGCCGGCCCTCCCTGTCTTCCAGCGGCGATGAGGCGATGTCGTCCGTCGTCACGACCGTGCGGACCGCGATGTTTTCCTCCGCCGCCATCTCGGCTGCCATTTCGAAATTCATGACGTCGCCGGCGTAGTTGCCGTAGACGAAAAGCACACCCTCTCCGCCGGACGCCGCCCTGGTGCATTGAAGGATCGGGCCGGGAGGCGGCGACGAGAAGATATTGCCGACAGCAACGGCATCGGCAAGACCCTTCCCGACATAGCCGAAGAACGCAGGCTCGTGTCCCGTGCCGCCGCCGATCACAAGACCGACCTTGCCGGCGCGCGGTCCTGTCCGGGCAACGAGCGCACGGCGAGAACTGTCGACCGGCTCGAGATAGGCAGCGTGCGCCTTCACTGCCCCGTCGAGCATTTCCTCGACGACCTCGTCGGGATTGTTCAGAAATTTCTTGATGTGAGTGCGAAAACCGGTCGCTGGCGGCGGCGTGCCAATTTCGACCCTCGGGCGTTGCAAAAGCTTCTGGTCGACCTCCGTCACACCGTCCGCATGCAGGATGCCACGGCCCGTCGCGGCATCGGTGATCAGCACGTTGACGTAGCCGCCGCGAAGGGCTGCCAGGATTGCCGGCACCTTGTCGAAACCGCCGGCGACAGCGATACGCAGACCGATCCTCTTCAGCATGTCGAGTGATATTCCGATCGTGCGGTCGTCAAGCGGCCCGGCGACCGGGCGGCCCTGCCCGTCGATGAAACGTCCGGCGACGATGCCTGCGGCATCCTTCGCCAGATATTGCTGCAACGATACCGACTCGAAGAATCCGCTGGTATGGATGGTCGAATTCGGGCGCATGGAGGCGATACCGAAAATCACCTTGTTGGCGCGTGAAAGCGCCCCGAACTGACTTTCGATCAATGGCTCACGCAACAGGATATTACGGACATCCGGAGCGGATACGATCGCTGGAGATGCGATATTGATCAGCCGCGCGTCCACGGCATCGGCAAAGGCCGCTGCGCAAAGTTCGGGTGTATAGGCGAATGTCGCACTGGTTCCGCCGGTTGCCTGGACCACCGTGACGTCCTGCAGGCCGCTTATCGAGGTCTGCTCACCGACCGCCATGACCGTGCGGCCCCAGACGACGGCCAGCGTATCACCGGATTTCAAAAGCCTCTGCAGCGCCTGAGCGCCTGCGCGCCCGAGACGGTCGATGAGCGGGCGGGTATTGTCGTCGCTCGGAACGACGAGACAGTCCTGCAGACCGAAATGCCGTTTCAACTCCTGAGCAATCGTCAGCGAACTCAGGCGCGACGGCTCGATGGAGATATTGACGATACCGCGGGCGCGCGCATCGGCGAGATAACTGTTCACGGTTGCCCGCGAAATCCCCATGGTATCGGCAATGTCGCCCTGCGTCATGCCGTCCTCATAATAGAGCCAGCAGGCCCAGACATAGGGATCATCGCCAAACCGCAGCGGGATGGGCTCAGACGTATCGTCGGCGCTGTTTCGCACGCTACCGTTCTTCCGCGCTGATGATGTCTTGACGGTCATCCTGTCTGGCTTCCCTGCGAGGTTCAAATCGCCCGCGAAGATGAGCGTAAAGGCTCCGGTTTTCAACATTCTCCCGCACAATGATTTCCGGCCGCCAAAGCGGCCGGAAGGTGATGCTCGGGAGGATCACGGGCTCTCACCAAAGCCCGCTGTTTTTATGCGGATGGCCGAAGCTTTGCCTCGACGCCAAGTGCGAGCGACTGGAGGATAAGCGCGCAGGAGGTGGCGCCAGCATCCAGAACGCCAAGCGAACGTTCGCCGAGCCTGCTTGCCCGGCCGATTCTGGCCACTAGGTCGCGGGTGCTGTCGCGGCCGGCCTCCGCGGCGGAAACGAGAATATTCAGCGATTCCGCAAACGACTTTCCATCGCTATTGGCCAGATCGAACGCCTCTATGGCGGGTACGAGCGTATCGAGAAGGGTCTTGTCGCCGACTTTCGCGGATCCGATCGCCTGAATACCTTCAAGACCATTGTGCAGCATTGCGCTGAACATCCCCGCATCGATCTGTACAGCCTTTTCAATCGTTTCAGCGAACTGAATGAACATGACGCCGTAGAGCGGTCCCATGGAGCCGCCGATTTCCGTCATCAGCACTGTGCCGAGCGTGTCGAGAGCTTCTGCGAGCGACATGTCTGCGCCCTTGATCCGTTCGGCTGCCATGCCAAATCCCTTGGCCATGTTAACCCCGTGATCGCCGTCGCCGATCTTGCCGTCGATCTCGCTGAGATAAGCGCGATTCTCGATGATCCGATCCGCGAGCGAGAAAACGATGTCGCCCGAGGACGCGTTGTCAAATTGCTGCATTCGCCTGTCTCCCATCAAGGCATTGCCGGGCAGTGGACATCGACGTCGAGTAGCGTCTTCAACTCATCGTCAAGCGCCATGACGGTCAGCGTCGCACCGACCATTTCCAACGAGGTGAAGTAATTTCCGATATAGGTCTTGTAGATTTTCAGTCCGCGCCCGGTAATCTCGGTTTCGATGGTGTCGTGAAGGATATAGAGCTCGTTCAAGGGCGTCGCGCCAAGGCCGGAGACGATGATGGCCACCTCGGTTCCGGATGCCAGGCCGTGATCGTCCAGAACGATCCTGGCCATTTCGCGTGCGACCTCGGCGGCAGGCTTCAGCGGCTCGACCCGGACCCCCGGCTCGCCGTGATGGCCAATGCCGACCTCCATCGTGCCCGGCGCAATCTGGAAGTTGGGATGCCCGACGGCGGGCAGCGTGCAGGGACCGAGGCCGATGCCGATGGAGCGGCAATTGTCGATCGCTCTTTGCGCTGTCGCCTGCACTTCCTCAATGCTCGCCCCCTGCTCAGCTTTGGCACCCGCGCACTTCCACATGAATATTTCGCCGGCGACGCCGCGTCGCTTCTCACGCTCATCGGGTCCGGCCGAACATACGTCGTCATTGGCGACGACGGTCGCGATCGTGATGCCTTCCTTGGCGGCGAGCTTGATCGCCATCTTCACATTCATGTTGTCACCGGCATAATTGCCGTAGAGGCAGACAACGCCGTTGCCGCCATTGGCTTCGCGCGCGGCATCGAGAAAACTCTTGGCCGTCGGCGACGAAAAGAGCTCACCCACCGCGACGGCATCCAGCATGTTGCGTCCGGTATAGCCGATAAAGGCAGGCTCATGGCCGGAACCGCCACCGGTGATGACGCCGACCTTGCCCGCGACGGGCGCATGGCGCGCAACGATGACGCGCGGATTGCCGTTGCCGAGCCTGACCATATCGGCATGCGCCTTGACGAAGCCCTTGACCGTATCCTCGACGACCTCGTCCGGATTGTTGATAAACCGCTGCATGGTTCCTCCTGTTTTCCGCGTGTCAGACAATGGTATAGCCGCCATCGACCAGAAGATCCGCGCCGTTGATCATCTCGGCGCCGCTCGATGCCAGAAACACCGCCGCCGCAGCAATCTCCTCGGGATAGGCGAAGCGTCCCGTCGGGATGCGCTTCTTCAGCTCCTCGCCGCGCGGGTTATCCCAGGCCTTTCTTCCGAGCTCGGTCAGAACCACCGTCGGCGAAATCGTATTGACGGTTATGCCGTGTTTCCCCCACTCGGCGGCGAGCGTCTTGGAAAGACCGATGACGCCGAATTTGGAGGCGCAGTAAGCCACGTGCTGATCGATCGCGACCGTGCCGGCCTGCGAGGCGATATTGATGATCCTACCGCCCTTGCCGGCCTTGAGCATGACCCGGCCTACAGCCTGAGAGACGAGGAACGTTCCCTTAAGATTGATGTCGATGGTTCTGTCCCAGGCCTCCAGGGTGAGATCCTCGGCGGGGGCGAGCATGGCGACACCGGCGCTGTTGACGACGATGTCGATATGGGCGAAGGCCGCCTGCGCCGCAGCGATGACGGCTTCCACCGATTGCGGGTTGGAAACGTCGCAGACGAAGGATTTCGCGCCATTTCCGAGGGCGTCGGCCTTGGATTTCGCGACCGTTTCATTGATGTCGATGACGCCGACGACCGCGCCCTTGGCGGCAAATGCCGATGCGATGGCATCGCCGATACCGGAGGCGCCGCCCGTTACCAGGGCGACCTTGCCGCCCAGCGAAAAATTCAGATCAATCTGTTTTGAATCGGTCATGGATCTTTTCCCGGCTTGTCTGAGAAATGGGGCGGGCGAACCCGCCCCACCAAATGGATTATTTACGTGTCGCGAGCAGCTTGTCGACGTTTTCGGCCGTCACCGGCGTCCACGGCACGTTGTAGTTCTTGTCCTTGCCGTCGTTCCACGGCATGTCCTTGTAGGTCGCCCAGATATCGGACTGCGGCTTGTAGTCGCCCTTCCTGGCGTGGAAGATGGCAAGATCGAGAGCGCCCTGAGCCTGTGCCCGTGCGTCCTGCAGGATCGACGTCATCTCGCCGGCCTTGACGGCGCGAAGAGCGTCGGTGATGCCGTCGATGCCGGCGATCGCAAAGCTCTTCTCATCGAGCCCCGCAGCCTTGATCGCCTCGATGGCGCCAAGCGCCATCTCGTCGTTCTGGCCGATCACGCCGTTGATCTGTTTCGGGTGCGCGGTCAACCAGTTCTCCATCAGCGTCTGCGCTTCGGCACGTGACCAGTTCGCCGTCTGGTCTTCGAGGACCTTCACGTCAGGGCATTCGGCGAGCGCCTTCTTATTGCCTTCCAGGCGCGAGATCTGAGCGGACTGACCGACCGGGCCTTCGAGGATGACGACATTGCCCTTGCAGCCAAGCTTGTCGAGGACGGTCTTGGCTTCCATATAGCCCGAGATGGTATCGTCGGAACCGACATAGGAGGTCAGCAGGTCGGAATTGACGCGGGTGTTCGAACCGATCACCGGAATGCCGGCATCCACCGCCGACTGTACGGCTGCTGCGCCCGCATCGACGTCGATCGGTGCAAAGATGATCGCATTGTATTTCTGCGTGACCATCGTCTTGAACTGATCCTGCTGAACCAGCGCGTCATAGCGACCGTCGAAAACAGTCAGCTCGACCTCGCCGCTCTTGACAGCAGGATGCTCCTGCATCGCTGCCGCCCAGATCTGCATGAACTCCGCATTGAGGCCGTAAGGAGCTGCCCCGATCTTGATCTTTTCCTGGGCCACGGCCGACGAGGCCAGCAAGGCAGTTGCCGAAGCAAGCGCAATCATAAGCTTTCTCATTTCAATATCCTCCACTTTAAGTTTTAGCGGCCGGCATGGCTCGCCTCTGCAACGCGCCGGCAAGGGCCGGCACGGTTTCCGATGGGGCTCAGGCCCCGTAAGTTCGCTTCTGGTCGAGCATCACGGCGCCGACGATCAGGGCACCTTTCAACACCTGCTGGTAGTAGGATTGGATCCCCATCAGATCGAGGCCGTTGTTCATGACGCCGATGATGAGCGCACCGATCAGCGTGCCCGTCACCCGGCCGACACCGCCCGACAGACTTGTGCCGCCGATGACGACCGCCGCAATCGCGTCCAGCTCATAGGCGATACCCGCCTGCGGCAAGGCCGAGCCCGTACGGGCGCTGAGCAGCATGCCGGCCAGACCGGCAAGACCGCCGGAAATGACATAGACAGTGAAGCGGATGCGGCCGATGTCGATACCGGAGGTCTTCGCCGCATGCGGATTGCCTCCGACGGCATAGATGTAGCGGCCGAAGCGCGTCCGGCTGAGGATCCACCACGAAGCCGCGAAAACGACGGCGAGAATGATGACGGGTGCAGGGATGCCGAAGACATCACCGGTGCCGATCCACCGGAAGGCCGGCGTCAGGGCGGGAACAGGGCGACCGCCGCCATAGATCAGCGTCAAGCCGCGCGCGGCCGAAAGCATGCCAAGGGTGGCGACGAAGGCCGGAACGGAAAATCGCGAGACGATCGCCCCCGATATCGCGCCGCAGGCAACGCCGACCAGGATGCCGACCGCAAGCCCGATGGCCACCGGATAGGGCGCACCGGCGATCGCCGCCGTGGCAGAGGTCGTCGAGAAGCTGGCGCTGACAATGCCGGCAAGCGCCACGACGGAACCGACCGAAAGATCGATGCCGCGGGTCAGGATCACGAAAGTCATGCCGATGGCAAGCACGCCGTTGATCGAAGTCTGCAGCAGCACATTGGAAATATTGCCGCCGGTCAGGAAGAACTCGTTCGAGAACGAAAGGACCACTACGAGAAGCAGAAAAGCGAGAAAGATACCGTATTCCTGAATCAACAGTCGCCGCCGATCCGAACTGAACCAGCCGCCGGCATTGCTATCGTCGCTCTCTGACACTCTTGCTTGCTCCTCTGGCGCCGTAAGGATGACCTGATCCTGATCAGGTCGATAGGTGGACGAGTGATTGGGCATCCGTTTCCTCCCGGCTGTAAATTCCCGCGCTCCTGCCGGCGCGCATCACCATGATACGGTCCGACATGCCCAGAACTTCGTCGATTTCCGATGAGATCATCACGACCGTTCCGCCAGCCGTGGCAAAATCACAGATGATGCGGTAGATTTCGCGCTTGGCGCCGACATCGACGCCACGTGTCGGCTCATCAAGGAGCAGCACCTTCGGATTGCGCAGAAACCATTTTCCGAGCACCACTTTCTGCTGATTGCCGCCTGACAGTCCCGAGACCGGCATGGTGTCCCGGGCGGCCTTGATCTGAAATTGCGCCTGTATCCGGCGGCTGGCCTCGGCCTCGCGGCGGCGGCTCATGGCAAAGGAAGGGCTCATCTCCGGTAAGCTTGCCATGCAGATGTTGGCACGAACGGAGTCAGAGAGATTGAGGCCCGTGAGCTTGCGATCCTCCGTCACCAGCGCCAGGCCACTTGCCATCGCATCCGCCGGCTTCGACACCGAGATGCGGGCACCGTCGACGATGATCCTGCCGTCGGAAGATTTTTCGAGGCCAAAAAGGCAATTGAAGATCTCGGTTCGCCCCGAGCCCATCAGCCCGTAGATGCCGAAGATCTCGCCCTTGCGGGCGGAGAAGGAAATGTCCTCGATCTTGTTCGGGCAACTCAGCGCCGTAACCTCGAGGCCGGTTTCGGATGTCGGCGTGTTGGTCTTGACATATTCCTCGGCCAGTTCCCGGCCAACGATCATCCGGATGAGATCCGGACGGCTGATCTGCTTGAGATCTCCGCTGCCGACATAGGCGCCGTCGCGAAACACGGTATAGGAATCGGCGATCTGGAAGATTTCCGAAAGCCGGTGCGAGACATAGACGATGCCGCGTCCCTGCGCCTTCAGGCGCCGGATGGCCGCGAAGAGCTGCTGAGCCTCTTTCTCACCGATTGCCGAGGTTGGCTCATCCATGAAGATGACCTCAGCATCGTGGCTTAGCGCCTTGGCGATCTCGACGAGCTGCATCTGCGCAACGGAGAGGTTCATCATGTATTGGGTGGCGCGGATATCGAATTCGAGATCGTCGAGAAGCCCTTGGGCGGAGCGGTTCATCGTCCGGAAATCGATACCGCCGAAACGTGTCGAGGGCTCGCGGCCGAGATAGATGTTTTCCGCCACCGTCATGTGCGGAACCGGGCTCAGCTCCTGCTCGATGATGGCAATGCCGGAGGCGAGCGCGTCGGCGGGACCGGCAAAGTCCACGTCCTTGCCACGACGGCGGATCGAGCCAGCATCGCGATTATGGATACCCATGAGGATCTTGAGAAAGGTCGACTTGCCTGCGCCGTTACCGCCGCAAAGTGCGTGGACCGAGCCGGCGCGAAGTTCGAAGCGGCCGTCGCGCAATGCCGCGACACCACCAAAGGACTTCTTCAGCCCTTCCACATCCAGCAAAAGCTCCACCCTCTTCTCCTCCACACATGCACCGGCAACCGATTGGCGGGAGCCGATCGACATCGGTGATCTCCAGCCCCGATATCGACAATGACATTATTCGACATCGACTCGACAAATGTCAAGTCAGTGTCGAACATATAAATGCGAGGGCGGCTCAGCGGACCTTCCGCCGAAAACGTCAAGGCGATCGATCGTCTCGATGAGGTGAAATGATAAGTTCTTACGCCGAACCAGAGCTATGATCGCCTCGACGATCGAGCCGCTGAAGCGGGCAGGACTGCAGCCTTCCAAAACAAAAAAAGCCCCGTCTCCGGGGCTTTGTTATTTCAATCCATCGTCAATCCGATCAGTCGACATCCTCGACAACCGCGTCGGCGGCGCCGCTGATGCGGTGAGCGAGTGCTGCTTCCATGAACTCGTTCAGGTCGCCGTCGAGAACGTCGTCCGGCGCGCTGCTGGCGACGCCGGTGCGCAGGTCTTTGACCATCTGGTAGGGCTGCAACACGTAGGAGCGGATCTGGTGACCCCAGCCGATCTCCGTCTTGGAAGCGGCTTCGGCACTGGCGGCGTCCTCACGCTTCTTCAATTCGGCTTCATACATGCGGGCACGCAGCATGTCCCAGGCCTTGGCGCGGTTCTTGTGCTGCGAGCGCTCCTGCTGGCACTGTACGACGATACCGGTCGGGATATGCGTGATGCGTACGGCCGAGTCGGTGGTGTTGACGTGCTGGCCGCCGGCGCCCGACGAACGGTAGGTATCGATACGGCAGTCGCTTTCGTTGATCTCGATCTGGATCGAGTCGTCGACAACCGGATAGACCCAGATCGACGAGAAGGAGGTGTGGCGACGCGCATTGCTGTCGTAGGGCGAGATGCGCACCAGGCGGTGCACGCCCGATTCCGTCTTCAGCCAGCCATAGGCATTGTGGCCCTTGACGAGCAGGGTCGCGGACTTGATGCCCGCCTCTTCGCCGTCATGGACTTCGAGAAGCTCGACCTTGAAGCGCTGGCGTTCGGCCCAGCGGGTGTACATGCGCAAAAGCATGTTCGCCCAGTCCTGGCTTTCGGTGCCGCCGGCGCCGGAATGGACTTCGAGATAGGTGTCGTTGCCGTCAGCTTCGCCGGAGAGCATGGCTTCCACCTGGCGGCGCGCGGCCTCGGCCTTCAAGGCCTTCAGCGTATCCTCGGCTTCCTTGACGACGCTCTGGTCGCCCTCTTCCTCGCCAAGCTCGATCAGCTCGATATTGTCGTTCAGCTGCTGCTCAAGCTGCTTGACGCCGTTGATGCCGTCATCGAGCTGCTGGCGCTCGCGCATCAGCTTCTGCGCTTCGGAAGCGTCGTTCCAGAGGTTCGGATCCTCTGCCTTGTTGTTCAACCAGTCCAGCCGTCTTATCGCCTGGTCCCAGTCAAAGATGCCTCCTCAGCAGGGTGATAGCCTGCTTGGTTTCATCGACCACGTTTTCGATTTCCGCTCGCATTTTCCTGCTTCTCTGTCTCGGTCTTCTTCAGGTGCTGGTGACATAGAGACGCCCGCCGCGGATGTAAAGGGCCGCGGCGGGCGTGCAAAATTCAGGCCTCGGTCAGAACAGGCCGGGCGTGCCGGTCTGGACGGCCTGGTTCGCCTGCGGCGAGGTCTTCAGGATTTCCTCCGGCGCCATGGTGCTGTCCATGCCGATCACGGAGAAGCTGTCGGCCGGGCCGGTGCCGGGCTTGAAGGCCTCGATGATGGTGTTCGGATCGCCTTCGCCAGCCGCCATGCCGGTCTTGCGGTCGATCGAAATCAGGTTCATGCCTGATGGAATGACGAATTTCGATTCCGGCGTGTCCTTGACGGCAGCCTGCATGAATTCGTTGAAGATCGGGGCGGAGAGACCGCCGCCGGTGCCGCCGCGGCCGAGCGGGCCCG
The nucleotide sequence above comes from Rhizobium indicum. Encoded proteins:
- the prfB gene encoding peptide chain release factor 2 (programmed frameshift); the protein is MRAEIENVVDETKQAITLLRRHLDWDQAIRRLDWLNNKAEDPNLWNDASEAQKLMRERQQLDDGINGVKQLEQQLNDNIELIELGEEEGDQSVVKEAEDTLKALKAEAARRQVEAMLSGEADGNDTYLEVHSGAGGTESQDWANMLLRMYTRWAERQRFKVELLEVHDGEEAGIKSATLLVKGHNAYGWLKTESGVHRLVRISPYDSNARRHTSFSSIWVYPVVDDSIQIEINESDCRIDTYRSSGAGGQHVNTTDSAVRITHIPTGIVVQCQQERSQHKNRAKAWDMLRARMYEAELKKREDAASAEAASKTEIGWGHQIRSYVLQPYQMVKDLRTGVASSAPDDVLDGDLNEFMEAALAHRISGAADAVVEDVD